ctccatctccaaagcatcgtcatgatcttcatcgtcaccagcatgacaccgtgatctccatcatcttgatctatatcaatgtgtcgtcacatgatcgtcttgccaactattgctcttgcaactattgctatggcatagcgataaagtaaagcaattacttggcgcgtgcatcttatgcaataaagagacaaccataaggcttctgccagtagacaataacttcaacaaaacatgatcatctcatacaacaacttatatctcatcacgtcttgaccatatcacatcacaacatgccctacaaaaacaagttagacgtcctctactttgttgttacaagttttacgtggctgctacgggctgagcaagaaccgttcttacctacgcatcaaaaccacaacgatagttcgtcaagttagtgttgttttaaccttctcaaggaccgagcgtagccacactcggttcaactaaagttggagaaactgacacccgccagccacctgtgtgcaaagcacgtcggtagaaccagtctcgcgtaagtgtatgcgtaatgtcggtccaggccgcttcatccaacaataccgtcgaactaaagtatgacatgttggtaagcagtatgacttatatcgcccacaactcacttgtgttctactcgtgcatataacatcaacgcataaaacctaggctcggatgccactgttggggaacatagtaatttcaaaaatttcctacgcacacgcaagatcatggtgatgcataacaacgagaggggagagtgttgtccacgtatcctcgtagaccgaaagcggaagcgttagcacaatgcggttgatgtagtcgtacgtcttcacggcccgaccgatcaagcaccgaaactacggcacctccgagttctagcacacgttcagctcgatgacgtccctcgaactacgatccagctgagtgtcgagggagagttccgtcagcacgacggcgtggtgacgatcttgatgttctaccatcgcagggcttcgcctaagcaccgctacgatattatcgaagtggagtatggtggaggggggcaccgcacacggctaagagatccaagggatcaattgttgttctgcctagaggtgcccccctgtccccgtatataaaggagcaaggggggagggaccggcctaggagggggcacgccaaggggactccctccttccttattggagtaggactccctccttccttattggagtaggagaaggggaaagaaggggagaggaagaaggaaaaagggggctgcgccccttgtccaattcggaccagaaggggggcgcaggactccttccttttggtctctctcatctattcccgtatggcccaataaggcccatatactccccggcgaattcccgtaactctccggtactccaaaaaaatactcgaattacttggaacctttccgaagtccgaatatagtcgtctaatatatcgatctttacgtctcgaccatttcgagactcctcgtcatgtccccgatctcatccgggactccgaactccttcggtacatcaaaacacataaactcgtaatataactgtcatcgaaaccttaagcgtgcggaccctacgggttcgagaactatgtagacatgaccgagacacgtctccggtcaataaccaatagcgcaacctggatgctcatattggctcccacatattctacaaagatctttatcggtcagaccgcataacaacatacgttgttccctttgtcatcggtatgttacttgcccgagattcgatcgtcggtatctcaatacctagttcaatctcgttaccggaaagtctctttactcgttccgtaatacatcatcccgcaactaactcattagttgcaatgcttgcaaggcttaaatgatgtgtattaccgagagggcccagagatacctctccgacaatcggagtgacaaatcctaatctcaaaatacgccaacccaacatgtaccttcggagacacctgtagagcacctttataatcacccagttacgttgtgacgtttggtagcacacaaagtgttcctccggtaaacgggagttgcataatctcatagtcataggaacatgtataagtcatgaagaaagcaacaacaacatactaaaagatcaagtgctaagctaacggaatgggtcaagtcaatcacatcattctcctaatgatgtgatcccgttaaccaaatgacaactctttgtccatggctaggaaacataaccatctttgattaatgagctagtcaagtagaggcatactagtgacactctgtttgtctatgtattcacacatgtattatgtttccggttaatacaattctagcatgaataataaacatttatcatgatataaggaaataaataataactttattattgcctctagggcatatttccttcactcatgatctaaggaaatgatacttgacattagaaaagctttagcaaaccaactacacaatcttgtgctatgcttaggattggggcttgtgtcatggcataatcttttatcACGGCTGGATTCCATTAACCTGACACAATGccgggatgtgtttcgctggaacctcactacatcagggtctttcacagtagactctatgtattgtgcactcacgcattctgaggtaccaacgagtaataataagaaaatttggaagtctaaaattccactaaaagtgaaaatcttcatgtggtatctttGTAGGGGAGTTGTGttaaccaaagacaacctcgcacggCGAAACTGGCGAGGGAGTAAGAAGTGTtctttttgtactcatgacgagacaatcaaacacctattttgcacgttctacgtggtcagtcatccaaatagcgtcaaatttgtatccatccataagtgttgccaatatttttggtcattggttggacggtattacaaataggttcaaaacgctaataagggtgggagcgtatgccttaatttggtcgctttggctatgtagaaatgatttggtttttaatgatAAAAATGTTTCTCCTCTACAGGTTATTTTCCGGTTTACGCACTCGCTACGTATGTGGTCTATGCTACAACGGCCGGAGTACCAACCGCTGTTCATGATGGTGTGTAcgcgattggagcaggtggctacagAGGGTTTtttccaacatgggtggcagcataacctacggatcgatccaccaccttcttcgacataggcatagtgtcggtctaaaggactctactgttgccgatttgtcgatttttatttcatgattttttgtcagacTTCTgaatttggctgtgtgcatcttagttatgcagaggccgggtgttactcataatgctttgtatccgcttgatgctacattttgagataataaagtcgccctttatcgaaaaaatgatgtgatcctgttatcaatgacatccaatgttcatggtcaggaaaccgtaaccatctattgatcaacgagctagtcaactagagactcactagggacatgttgtggtctatatattcacatatgtattatgatttccggataacacaattttagcatgaacaatagacaattatcaagaacaataataataataataataatcattttattcttgcatctagggcatatttccaacagcaataTAGGGCGACAGCGGCACGATGACATCGATGTGAGTACCGGCGAGAAGAACATGGTAGCTAGGATATAGAGCCAGGTGTTGTGTATGTGTAAGAATTTCATCTACAATTCTATTATTTTTCAGGGGCCTGATGAATGTACTGCTCTAATTTCTTCCGGATGCATCAGAACGCACTGCTACCAAGTGTAATACTAGAAAACCAACGCATATAGTTAATATTTTGGGGAATAAAGAAAATTGTGGTATAATGAGGATCCTGGTCTTCTATGTAAACTACTAGATACTGATCCTAAATAGAATTTCCATGTAAAAATTACTGACCGAGTGGAAGAAGCGCACCACTTCATAGTCCTAAGCCAGAGTACACCGTTTGTGTTGGACCGTATTGTTCTTTGTTCAATTGGCATGACTATTTGTATGCGGTGTGGTATTGTCAGTTTCAACATTTTTTCAACTCGGTTGTTTCGGTCTGTGCTTATTGAAGTAGTCCGGTTAGGTAGTGTTCACATCGTAGTACCTAATATTTCCTACAACCTaacctaaatataagcctttttaaagattttaataagaacacatacaaatgtatatagacatattttagagtatacattcactcattttgctctgtaccgTATGTAGCCCgcattgaaatatctaaaaatacttatatttaggaattaAGGAAGTACTTCACATGTACTCTCTtcgtttggaattacttgtcgtagaaatggatgtatctagatgtattttagttctagatacatccatttccgagacaaataattccgaacggagggagtaagtaatATTAATTTACTCGAGATAAAAGCATTTATTTTTGTATCACTGTATTCAAGATAATATTAATTTATTCAATTGTCTTTTTTAGAACAGTAAAGAACTAGCTTGTCCAATTTGCACAGTGAGTACTCTCCGTTGCACATTTTTAGACATTCCGTGCGAAATATTTGTGTTAACTATATATATTGCCCGTGAATGATGGTTATGAGTTGAGAaagaagtttttattatacttgctcaaaTATTGTACGAATGAAGCTAAAGACAACATTCCTTTATATTGCACGAGAATATATTAAACACGTCAAGTAGATCTTAATTCCTAACAAATTATTAGTTGGATCATCGCTCTCTGTGTATACATCGTCAAATTACTTTTTGTAATGACCAACATTGCAAGTGAAGTAGATTACAATTATTACTGGATATCTTTTCTATACATGTGAAACTTAACATGCATTATGCTTATATATAACTCCAATAAAATATTTTAAATCCCCGTGGCAACGCACAGGCATTCTGCTAGTTGATGTAGTTTGATAGTGGTGGATCTGAtcgctttgttttttttcttttttcctcgccTACTTTACTATTTGCTGACTTAATTTTTAAGTGCATGCATTGATGTTGGTTTTGTGCATTTTATTTATGCAGAGACCCAATGTGTATGTTTATTGTATTTATATCCTCCTGATGCTCCATCTTAAATAGATAAATCGATCTTTTATCGAAACAAAGAAAAATAGGGAGCGCTACTTCAAAGTCCGAGATTTCTCTCCACAAAAGAGGAAAGTCCAATATTCTAGAGCCCCAAAATGCCGGTCAAATTAGAATAGTACTGGTCAGGGAGCCGCCAACCCCAGGAAGCAGAACCCGGTTCAGCCGTTCATCTTGGCTCCGGTCCGACCACCCGTCGCCTTCCGCCGCCGCGCCGGTCACCCAGACCGCCGGGCGCCTCCTCTCGCCCCGCGCACCATATAGCctccgctctccctcctccccaccGCCGACCACCCCTCTCGTCTCGAGCATAAAAAAAAGGAGACCGCCGACCACCCAGCGAGCCAGCATCCCGGACGGCGAGCCGCCGCGATGGGCGTCCCGTCAATCGACCGGGAGGCGGAGAGCCACCCCGCCTACGCCGACTTCGCGGCCCTCCCCTTCTTCGCCACCTTCTTCCTCGCCGCCCGCTTCCTCCTCGACCGCTTCGCATTCGAGGTTGTGACAGTGCAGACAGTTTCCCCCCGCCCCGCTCAGTTTCGAATAATTTCCTTTGTCGTTTGCCCCCACGATCCAACACCTAGGTGATGCTCGAGTCATTTCattactttttattttttttaaactggtCATTTCATTACTAGTAGTACAAGTGGTAGTTCCTAAAGGGAATGGGTGACGGCGATGAGTTCTCGTGTTAATTATTTGCTATAAATCTATGATCATCTGCTAGTGTGGTCATGATTAACTCGGTGTTTTTAGAACGAAGAAATGCCGTCATGACAGTGAACTAATGGCTGTGTTTTATCATTTTGGTAAAATAATCCGAGTCAAGGAAATGGGGGTTCGTAAGGGGATGCATCAGTTTCTGCATGCACACATTCCTGCACTTGCTCACTTAATTGTGCAAACAAACCTGAACACTATTACCTGTGAGTTATTTGGCATCTTCCTCTATGAGCTACTCCATTTTCAGGAAAAAATGCGGGCTCATCATAGTAGACGAGACCCATGAGCTAATTACCACCTGTATTTTGTGTATAGCGGCTAGCCAGGCGTCTGATTTTCGGGAAGTGGGATGCGAGGCTTGGCTCCGAGACAGACGCAGAGAGGATGAAGATCAGAAAGTTTAAGGAATCCGCCTGGAAAGGCGTTTATTTCCTTTCCGCGGAATTTCTGGCATTAGCTGTGACGTACAACGAGCCATGGTTCACGAGCACAATGAATTTCTGGGTTGGACCAGGAGACCAAATTTGGCCAGATCAAACAATGAAGTAATATAAACTTCAGTTTCCCCATGTTTATTAGAATGTTCTTTTTTAGTACCAAGTTATTAATAAATTCATTTCTTTCCTCAGGTTTAAACTAAAGGGGGTTTACATGTATGCTGCTGGTTTTTATATGTACTCAATAATTGCCCTTCTCTTTTGGGAAACAAGGCGTTCAGACTTTGGCCTTTCGATGACTCATCACATAGCATCTGTTTTTCTCATTGTAATGTCGTACATATTCAGGTAACTAGGCTTTTGACTATCTGAATATTTGTCAAGCTGGTTTATGTTAATTCAAGTTTAGTGCCTTCTTATACATTGCAATCATTACTTGCGCACTATTTAGCTAATCTGATTCTTGTCATGATTCAAGTGGTGAGAATCATACTGCCTAGGGTGCAATAGCAAATGAAGGTGCATGTTAGTGTTTGGCTATTTGGGCAGTTGCGCACACATGTAAACCTGTGCATCTTCCAATGAATGTGGAAGGTAGATCCCTGTTGGTCTGTAACATATACATGAGAAAATGCAGACTCCACAATACAAACTGTGTATACATTTGGTTATTCTTCTATCGTGTTCATATATAACTGCATGCCTGCATATATCATATATTGTTAATCCATATCTGCGTTGCTTGTTTGCATTAGTAAGATTTGCATGTACTAGCTTTCTGTTACGTTCCTCCATACTCCCAATTCATATATAGCTGCATATATCATATACTGTAATCCATGCTTGCATTGCTTGTTCCCTAGAGAAAAGCTTTGCTTGTTTATTAGTAATTTGCCTTCTACTAGCTTTCTTTTACATTCCTAGATTTTACATGACAGCCTTCATTGAGCCAATAGTTGAGAAAGTGTGGATTTGGAACAACTTTCTGCTTATGGAATGTAATGGAAGAATGATAGATAGATAGAACAAGCATGGATTGCAGCTGTCAAACGATATTTACAAATGTTGACTTGTTTTTGAGGCTGGTATTTTTCTCCTGGTAGAGAATACAGTAGCTAGATTTGCAACTCTGTTTGTCGGATTGTCATCTTATAGTTATACCCCAGCTGATTGTCATCTCCTGGTAGAGAACATAAACATCAAGCATTTGTCTGCCTTTTTTTATGCTTCTTTGTTACTAGCAGTTTTTTAATAATACTAGCAGTTGTTGGAACGCCTGCACATGTTTTTCTTCGGTACTCTGAGCTGATTAGTTTCCTTAACAGATTTGCACGAGTGGGTTCAGTTGTGCTTGCCGTTCATGATGCAAGTGATGTGTTCCTGGAGGTTGGAAAAATTTCTAAGTACAGTGGACGCCAATTGCTTGCTGATGTATCATTTCTTCTTTTCGTCATTTCTTGGGTGATCCTTCGCCTGATATATTTTCCATTCTGGATTCTCTGGAGCACTAGGTACATACCAGTAACTCTGTTCTTACATGGGGTTCTATACTTTAGGTAACTCTAGAATGTCGCTAAAACTTGTGCATTTCTTCTGTAAATTTCAGCTATGAAATTGTTCATATTTTGAACAAGGAGAGACATAAATTTTATGGGCCGATATACTACTATGTGTTCAACTGTCTTCTGTTCTCCCTCCTTGTTCTACACATATATTGGTTTGTCTTAATGAAGCGAATGCTCGTGAAGCAAATTCAGTCTAAAGGGCATGTTGGAGATGACATTAGATCTGGTAGGTTTCTCTTTCCGAAGTTAAATTTGGTTAATATATTATCTATCACTTCAGTCTCAGCCTTGTATATACTTGTATTTACGTTCATTTATTATCCATCAGTTTAAGTCGCATAATATAGGGCTCAAATTTGCTTATGTGTTGTGATGTTTACTATTTTCCTTCTTTGCTTAGATTCGGAATCTGACGAGGAACATGATGATTGATTATTTTCAAGAACATAACAAGAGGATTGATTGAACTGTGTAGATTCTGGAGGTCAAGAGGAGCATGATGATTAGTTGATCTGTTTCTGTTTTACCCGTTTCATTATTGCATATAAAGCTGATATATTACCATGATGTGCCATGTCCCTGAATCATTGTTCTGTTCTGCTAGTCCGTCTCTGTGAATTTCCTAAATAGATGTCAGGCGAGCATTTTCCATTTATGCATACTTAGGTCAAACTGAATAGTATCACACAGATACAATACTTCATGGAAGTATGAGCTGTGTATATATCTGCCTCTACCCCTTCATACTTCAAACCTTTGCTAGGATTCTAATCAAATTGGTCAACAGACAACGTCAATAAATTTTTCTCAACATAGCGCGACAGCATATTGAAATTTATGTGCCTTTCTCAAAGAAAGAATTCATGCTCACTTTTACTTGACATAGCAAGGGAGTGTAGTGCAACTACGCCCCTTTCTCAgagaaggatttaataatccataCTGCACTAGCCAAGAAATCTCATTCTGGTGCCTTTGTGTGTTCCGAAACTGATGTCGTAAACCATTATCGAAATCATGTGTGAACCTGCACATATCATTAGCCCATAGTAGTAATTATTCTTCCGAAGTGTGTACCCATGGTTTATTGTTATGTATGTCTCTGTTAATGTTTAGCCATGATGTTTCTTATTTAATGTCCTCGCAGATCACTGATATTGGAACTATGTTGTTCAAAATATGTTATGTTATTAATAACTACTATGCTCCATGTTTATCCAAGGCAAACCAGAGTTCTTCATCTTGACATGTAAAAATGCTACTAACAGTAGAAGTCCCAACCTTTGTTGCTACTCTTGTTAATCGCGTGAAAtactggaattgttgtttgatgttttctCTTATGTCATACTTCACATTTACGTTGGACCACACAATGATTTGTCTTCATATGGTCTCAGAGAAAACTTAAATGATTAACAAGAGATTTCGGACACTTGCACAATGCACGAACCATATGATTACGGTGCCCATCATTCCATGTGTCTGTCAACACATTTTTTGTTATCTCATTACATCAGAACCATGGAGCAGTATTATAACTACTAGTATCTTGTAGGGCTGGTGGTGACAGCATGTGGTCCTCCTCATGCTCTATATCTGATCTTTTAGCGAATCGACCCTTGATCCGCGGTCGTGCTTCTGCATATGCTTTCCTTGTTGCATACCTTATGGTTTTCTGAAACTTCCTcgtctgcttcttctccttgtacCTGAGGACCCTGGCCTCTCTGTCCATGGAGTTGAAGTGCACTGGCATCTGAAGTGAATGGCCTGAGAGCTCCATGGCTTCACTGCTAGTCAggatgttgctgtttgagatatctggTCTGGTGTTGTCCGGTACTATACCCACCTCCATTGATGAGAAAGATATCTGAGATAGAATCGCCAAATAGTCACTGAAATACTTCAATAATATGAGAAGTGCTGG
Above is a window of Triticum aestivum cultivar Chinese Spring chromosome 6B, IWGSC CS RefSeq v2.1, whole genome shotgun sequence DNA encoding:
- the LOC123138113 gene encoding ASC1-like protein 2, with product MGVPSIDREAESHPAYADFAALPFFATFFLAARFLLDRFAFERLARRLIFGKWDARLGSETDAERMKIRKFKESAWKGVYFLSAEFLALAVTYNEPWFTSTMNFWVGPGDQIWPDQTMKFKLKGVYMYAAGFYMYSIIALLFWETRRSDFGLSMTHHIASVFLIVMSYIFRFARVGSVVLAVHDASDVFLEVGKISKYSGRQLLADVSFLLFVISWVILRLIYFPFWILWSTSYEIVHILNKERHKFYGPIYYYVFNCLLFSLLVLHIYWFVLMKRMLVKQIQSKGHVGDDIRSDSESDEEHDD